A region of Cellulophaga sp. RHA19 DNA encodes the following proteins:
- a CDS encoding DUF4870 domain-containing protein, with the protein MHNNELQEDYSSISLMHYSQLLNFLGPFGIIVPIIIWSSKKKDIKDMDEHGRAVINFQISVLIYSVVFSILLLVSMVLSLFIVGFLFLFILFFVGIALALLMIITPIMGGMAASEKRLYKYPMSIKFL; encoded by the coding sequence ATGCACAATAACGAATTACAAGAAGATTACAGCTCTATATCCTTAATGCATTATTCTCAGCTCCTAAATTTTTTAGGCCCTTTTGGCATTATTGTGCCAATTATAATATGGTCCTCAAAAAAAAAGGATATAAAAGATATGGATGAGCATGGTAGAGCTGTAATTAATTTTCAAATTAGTGTACTAATTTACTCTGTTGTATTTTCTATACTACTGTTAGTATCTATGGTTTTATCGTTATTCATTGTAGGCTTTTTGTTTTTGTTTATACTATTTTTTGTTGGTATTGCACTAGCTTTATTAATGATAATAACTCCAATAATGGGTGGTATGGCAGCTTCTGAAAAAAGACTATACAAATATCCAATGAGTATTAAGTTTCTTTAA
- the rplT gene encoding 50S ribosomal protein L20 has protein sequence MPRSVNSVASRARRKKVMKQAKGYFGRRKNVWTVAKNAVEKAMQYAYRDRRVKKRNFRALWITRINAGARLHGMSYSQFMGKVKANNIELNRKVLADLAMNHPEAFKAIVNKVK, from the coding sequence ATGCCAAGATCAGTAAATTCAGTTGCTTCTAGAGCCAGAAGAAAAAAGGTTATGAAGCAAGCCAAAGGTTACTTTGGAAGACGTAAAAACGTTTGGACAGTAGCTAAAAATGCGGTTGAAAAAGCAATGCAATATGCTTACAGAGACCGTAGAGTTAAGAAAAGAAATTTCCGTGCTTTATGGATTACTCGTATTAATGCGGGTGCTAGATTACATGGAATGTCTTACTCTCAGTTTATGGGTAAAGTTAAAGCTAACAACATTGAGTTAAACCGTAAGGTTTTAGCTGATTTAGCTATGAACCACCCAGAAGCTTTTAAAGCTATTGTAAACAAGGTAAAGTAA
- the rpmI gene encoding 50S ribosomal protein L35 — translation MPKMKTKSSAKKRFKLTGTGKIKRKHAFKSHILTKKSKKRKLALTHSGLVHESDVKSIKEQLRLK, via the coding sequence ATGCCTAAAATGAAAACTAAATCCAGTGCTAAAAAGCGTTTTAAGCTTACAGGTACAGGTAAAATAAAAAGAAAGCACGCTTTTAAGAGTCACATTTTGACAAAAAAATCTAAGAAGCGTAAGCTTGCATTAACTCATAGTGGATTAGTACATGAGTCTGATGTAAAAAGTATTAAAGAGCAGTTACGTTTAAAGTAA
- a CDS encoding HAD family hydrolase: MDLSKVKMVVTDMDGTLLNSKHEVSEKFLNQFKKLKENNILFVAASGRQYHSIVDKLHPIKNDILVIAENGAIAKDKDKELLQTGLDKNTILELLDLISTIDNVYPVLCGKKKAYISSNSEEFIMKFKEYYAEYALLENLKSYDDDILKIAIYHFESSETFIYPKVKHLESNLKVKISGENWLDLSHNDAHKGHALKKLQDMFNISSAETMVFGDFNNDLEMLALADFSFAMKNAHPNVTKAANYSTKSNDEYGVETILDLLLETRN, from the coding sequence ATGGATTTATCTAAAGTAAAAATGGTTGTTACAGATATGGACGGCACCTTACTAAACTCTAAACACGAGGTTAGTGAAAAGTTCCTTAATCAATTTAAAAAATTAAAAGAAAACAACATTTTATTTGTTGCTGCCAGCGGTAGACAATACCATAGTATAGTAGATAAATTACACCCTATAAAAAATGATATTTTAGTTATTGCTGAAAATGGTGCCATTGCAAAAGACAAAGACAAGGAGTTGCTGCAAACTGGCTTAGATAAAAATACTATATTAGAACTGCTAGACTTAATTTCTACCATAGACAATGTTTATCCTGTACTCTGCGGCAAAAAGAAAGCCTATATCTCATCTAACTCTGAAGAATTTATTATGAAATTTAAAGAGTACTATGCTGAATATGCACTTTTAGAGAATCTAAAAAGTTATGATGATGATATTTTAAAAATAGCAATTTATCATTTTGAAAGCTCTGAAACCTTTATCTATCCAAAGGTAAAACACTTAGAATCTAATTTAAAGGTGAAAATATCTGGAGAAAATTGGCTAGACTTATCTCATAATGATGCACACAAGGGACACGCTTTAAAAAAACTCCAAGACATGTTTAATATTTCTTCTGCAGAAACTATGGTGTTTGGAGATTTTAATAATGATTTAGAGATGCTTGCCCTTGCAGATTTTAGTTTTGCAATGAAAAATGCACACCCAAACGTTACAAAAGCCGCTAACTACAGCACCAAAAGTAATGATGAATATGGCGTTGAAACTATTTTAGATCTACTTTTAGAAACTAGAAATTAA
- the infC gene encoding translation initiation factor IF-3: protein MRKRFRPQPRRENKNPHNINSDIKVPNVRLVGDNVEVGVYTTKVALAKAEELELDLVEISPKADPPVCKIIDYKKFLYEQKKREKVMKAKASKVVVKEIRFGPQTDDHDYEFKKKHAEKFLKDGAKLKAYVFFKGRSIVYKDQGEILLLRLAQELEELGKVEQMPKLEGKRMTMFLAPKTKK, encoded by the coding sequence ATTAGAAAGAGATTTAGGCCACAGCCGAGGAGAGAGAATAAAAACCCGCACAATATTAACAGCGATATAAAAGTACCTAATGTACGTTTGGTTGGTGATAATGTAGAGGTTGGTGTTTACACGACTAAAGTGGCGTTAGCAAAAGCAGAGGAGTTAGAATTAGATTTGGTAGAAATCTCACCAAAAGCAGATCCTCCTGTGTGTAAAATTATAGATTACAAGAAGTTCTTATACGAACAAAAGAAGCGTGAAAAGGTTATGAAAGCCAAAGCGTCTAAAGTTGTTGTTAAAGAAATACGTTTTGGACCACAAACTGATGATCATGATTATGAGTTTAAGAAAAAACACGCAGAGAAATTTTTAAAGGATGGTGCTAAATTAAAAGCATATGTGTTCTTTAAAGGTAGATCTATTGTCTATAAAGATCAAGGAGAAATATTGTTGTTACGTCTTGCTCAAGAACTAGAAGAACTAGGTAAAGTAGAGCAAATGCCAAAGTTAGAAGGTAAAAGAATGACAATGTTTTTAGCTCCTAAAACGAAAAAATAA